GCGGAGGACGCGGGTGTGGCGTGCGCGGGGATCGTGCCGGCGGACAGGCCAAGGACGAGCGCCGCAGCGCAGAGTGTGACGATGCGTGGCCGCATCGGGGCCTCCTATGTCGTCTGCGTGTGCGTACGGACGGAGGTACGCGGTCCCCGCGGGGCCGGTTCAGGTGATTTCTCGCGGCGGGGCCGGGGGAGGAGGGAAGAGATGAGGCATGAAACGCGCCTGCCGGGACAGTGAGGGGGCGACCGGGGACCTTCATCAGTGGGGGACGAGACGATGGGACAGCAGGTGGCCAAGGAGCGGTTCTCCGAGGACGAGTACGCGCGCTTCGGCCGTCGCCTCGAAGACTGCCTGCTCGCGCTGCGCGAGCTGCTCAGCAGGCCCGGGTTCGGCGCGGGCCCGGCCAGCGTGGGCGCCGAGCTGGAGCTCTTCCTGATCGACGAGGGCGGCCGGCCGCTGCGCCGCAACAAGGAGGTGCGCGAGGCGGCCGCCGACGAGCGGGTGGTGCTGGAGCTCGGCAGCTTCAACCTGGAGGTCAACCTGACCCCGCTGCCGCTGGCCGGGCGCCCGTTCTCGGCGATGGAGGACGAGGCGCGCCTGCTGATCGGCCTGGTGGACCAGGCGGCCCGGACGCACGGCGGGCGGGTGGTGCCGATCGGCATCCTGCCGACGCTGAGCGAGTTCGACTTCACCCGCGACGCCATCAGCGACGAGGTGCGCTACCGGGCGCTCAGCCGGGGCATGCGGCGGGTCAGGGACGAGCCGTACCGGGTGCGGATCGATGGGGCCGAGCGCCTCGACCTGGAGGTCGAGGACGTCATCCTCGAGAGCGCCAACACCTCCTGGCAGGTGCACCTGCGCACCTCTCCCGGGGACTTCGCCCGCGTGCACAACGCCGCGCAGCTCGCGATCGGCCCGGTGCTGGCGGTGAGCGGCAACTCCCCGTCCTTCCTCGGCCGCGAGCTGTGGGAGGAGACGCGGATCGCGCTGTTCGAGGCCTCGGCCGACGACCGGGACGCCGAGCGGCCCTGGCGCGTGGCGGGCCGGGTCAGCTTCGGCTCCGGGTGGGTGCGCAGCGGCGCCGAGGAGCTGTTCGAGCAGAGCGTGCGCGAGTACGAGCCGGTCATGCCGGTCACGAGCGACGAGGACCCGCTGGCGGTCGTCCGCGCCGGCGGCGTGCCCGGCCTGGCCGAGCTGCGGCTGCACCAGGGCACGGTGTGGCAGTGGAACCGTCCGGTCTACGACCCGGCGGACGGCGGCCACCTGCGCGTCGAGCTGCGCGCGCTGCCGGCCGGGCCGACGTGCGCGGACATGGCGGCCAACGCGGCGTTCCTGCTCGGCCTGGTCGCGGCGTCGGCGGCGAACCCGGGGTGGATCGAGGACTTCCCGTTCGCCGACGCCTACCGCAACTTCTACCGCGCGGCGCGTGGCGGCCTGGACGCCGTGCTCGCCTGGCCGGGCCGGCCCGAGTCCGTCCCGGCGTCCGAGCTGGTGCTCGACCTGCTTCCGGTGGCCCACGACGGGCTGCTCGGGGTCGGGGTGGCGGAGGACGAGGCGCGCGAGCGCCTGGCGGTGATCCGCGAGCGCGTGCGCGCGGGCCGCACCGGGGCGGTCTGGCAGCGGCGCGCGCTGGCCGCGCTGGGGGAGGAGCCGAACGCGCGGGCGGCCATGCTGGCGCGCTACCGCGAGCTGGCCCACGGCGGCGAGCCCGTGCACACCTGGCCGGACATGGAGCCCCTGAGCATGGTCGCCGCGGAGACGGCGCGGCCTGCCCTCTAAGGGCGGTCCGGCCGGAACGCCGACGGAACAGGTGTCCAGGCGCCCCTGGACGGCCCCCAGGTGGTGGGAACCGGTCGGAGACGGTCCCGCGGTCGCGGCGCCTAGTCGGGGTCGACGCCGGTGAGGGAGCTTCCGTAGCTGAGCGCGACGAGCTGGGCGACCGCGCTGTGCGCGCCGATCGGGTCCGAGCAGCCCGCGCCCACGGACTCCGCCGCCTTGGTGATCTTGTGCGGGTCGACCTCCGGGCCGATCAGGAACGGGGCGAGCGCCAGGCGGGAGGCGCCGATGTTGCGCAGCCGCTGGGCGGCGTCCCCGACGCCGGGGGAGGCGTCCAGCGAGGCGGCCACCACGGGCAGCGTGAGCCGCGCCGCCAGCAGGACCACCGTGGCGTCGGCGGCGCGGACGGCCTCGGGACCGCCGACCGTGGCCACGATGATGCCGTCCACCGGGGCGGCGATGTTGAACAGGCGCATACGGTCGGCCCTAGCCAGCCCGCTCTCGGAGAGCTTGACGTGCAGCGCCTCGGCGAGCAGCGGGTGCGGCCCGAGCGGGTCGGCGATCGTCGTGACGACGTCGCTCTCGGCGACCGCCTCGCGCACGGCGCGGTAGACCTGCTGGTGGGGGCCGGTCACCAGGGGGACGACGATGGCGGCCGGGGCTCCGGCGGGCCGTTTGGCGGCGCACTCGGTGAGCGTCTCGGCCAGGCTGGCCTTGGAGTCGCCCAGGTTGACCAGGCGCACGTCGAGCTGCGGGTGATCGACGCTGACGATGGTCTTGACGGCCGTCGCGACGTCGCCGCCGGTGCCGGGCGCGGCCAGCACCAGGGCGGGCGCGTCCGGAGGCAGGTGCGCGGGCACCGGGCGCCGGTGCCTGCCGGAGCTGGTCCGGAACGAGCGTTCGCGGACCGGGAGCTCCTGTGGGACGTGGTGGCCATCGTTCACATCGGCGGATTTTACGGGGTATGCGGCAAAAGTTAAGTCTGATTCGCGCCGACGCGCGGGAGACAGTCGATCTTTCTGCGACGAGATCACTGACATATTAGGTCTCGATCGTCCGGACGGTACCAACGGACCGTAATCATTCGAGATCATCGCGGGGGTGGAGGACCCGTCCCCGCGTGGCGCGGCGTGCCGTACCACTGACACGGCCTCGCGCGGGCCCGGGAACATTTCGCCCCCGGGGGCGTCGCGCCCGGCGGGCGCCTCAGTGCACGGGATGCGCCGCCCTGAGAAGCCCGATCACCTCGATCCCGGCCACGAGCAGGGCCGAGGCGCCGATCAGCGCGTAGAGCCGGCGCGGGCGCCACGACGAGGGGGAGAGGCGCCGTCCGGACCGGCGCGGGACCGGCCCCGGAACCGCGGGTTCGTCTCCCGGATCGGACGCCGGCACGGCGGGCTCCGGTCCGGCCGCGGGCGGCGGCACGGCGCTCGTGGCCGCCGGCGCGGCCCGGGACGGGCGCGTGACGCGCAGCTCGGGATGTCGCGAGAGGTACCCACGGGGAAAGATCTTGACATCGGTGTCGCCGCAGGCCGGGCAGTACACGCCCGACCACGGTGGCTGGACCCGCACGCCGTCCAGCGACCAGACCTCCACCTCGGCGCCGCGAAGGCCGGTGAGGTGCCGGACGGTGTAATCCTCTTCCCAGATCATCAGGCAGCGGACGCACTCGAACGGCCAGGTCTCGCGAGTGCTGTAGGCATCGTGCACGAGGACCACCCCCAGGGCATGCCTTGCCTAGGCTCGCCCGTTCTCGAGTGTGTGCGTCACCGCGGTTGATCGCAAGAGCCGGCGCCGATACGTCCGGTTTCCAGATCCTCGCGCCGCGTCACGTCCAGCACTCCCCGCATCGCCGCCACGACCGCCAGGGCCACCAGGAGGCAGCCCGTCATGAGCAGCGCCATGGGCCGCGCGTCCCGGCCGCCGCCGAGCCCGGCCAGCGCGGCCGCGATCGCCCCGGCCGTGAACTGCGCGGCGCCGAGCGTGCCCGCGGCGCGCGGGGCACGGGCCAGCGCCAGGCCGCAGGCGCCGCCCAGCACCAGCCCGAGGGTGGAGACGGCGGCGAAGAGCAGGACCAGGAAGGCGGCCAGGGGAAGCGCGCCGGCCAGCGCGAGCCCGCACAGCGCCGCGGACGCCGCCAGCGTCACCGCCAGCCCCGCCTCCAGCAGCCGGTGCGGCGGGACCGCGTTCACCAGGTGGCCGCCCGCGATACCCGCGAGGACGAGCCCGGACGCGTTGACGGCCAGCACGAGCGCCAGCGCCTCGGCCGACAGGCCGAACAGGTCGCGCAGGAGGAACGGGAAGGCCGCCAGGTACGCGGCGAGCGCGCCGAACGCCAGGACGAACGCGAGCGCGTACCCGAGGAACGGCCGGTCCGGCGCCTCGGCCGCGGGCCGGCGCCTGAGCCCGGCGGGCGCGCGGGGCACGGCGGCCATGGCGGCGGGGATCATCGCCGCGAACAGCACCGCGAGCGCCCAGAAGACCGCGCGCCAGCCCACGGCCGCCACCAGGACCCCGCCCGCGAGCGGGGCGAGGATCAGGGCGACGCCGAGACCGGCCATGAGCAGCCCGTAGAGATGGGCCGCCTGCCGTCCCCGCCGGTCCGCCACGACGGCGCGGCCGACGAGCAGGCACGCCGACGCGGCGAACCCCTGGACGAGCCGGGCGCCGGCCAGCGTCGCCACGCCGGTGGCCAGCGCGCAGGCCACGCAGGCCAGGGCGGACACGGCCAGGCAGGCGAGCAGCGGCGCGCGGCGGCCGTGGCGGGCGGCGATCGGCCCGAGCAGCACGTGACCCGCGGCCATGCCGAGGAAGAAGGTGGTGAGCGTGAGCTGGACGCCCGTGGCGTTCGTGCCGAGGTCCCCGGCGATGGCGGGGAGGCCGGGCAGGTAGGCGTCGGCGGCCAGCGGCGGCAGCGCCGACATCAGGACCAGGACGGTCGCCGGCCCAGGGCCGGTGGCGGTCGTGGCGCGGGCTGTGGTGGTGGCGGCGGACATGGCGACTCCATCGGGCGGCGCGCCACGGTGACCGCGGCGCCTTCCGGTCTCCCTGACCTGGTGCGATGCCGTGTACCGCCACAGTACGCCCCCGGTCGCGGCCCGGCGGAGCGGGGCCGTCCGTGCGGGGGACGGGGCCGGGCGGCTCAGACGGGTGGCGCCGTGCCCGGCGGGGTCACTGGCAGACTTCCAGGTGCCGGGCGGCGGGGGTCGTCCGCTTGCCCAGGCCGAAGGCGGCCCACACGGCCTTGCCGGGGGAGCGCAGCGGCGACCATCCCCAGCGGTCGCTGATGGCCTCGACCACCTGCAGGCCGCGCCCGCCCTCCGCGCCGAAGTCGGGGTCGCGCGGGGTCGGCACCTCCTCGCCGTCGTCGATGACCACGCAGACCAGCGAGACGTCGTTGAGGGCCAGGATGACGCGCACCGGGTGGCCGGACACGACGGCCGCGCGGCCTCTGAGGCCGTGGTGCAGGGCGTTGATCACCAGCTCGCCGATGACCAGCTCGGCGTCGTCGAGGAGCTCGGTGACCCCCCACGCGCGCAAGGTGCTGGTGGTGAAGGTGCGCGCGGTGCGGGCCGCGTAGGGGTCGTGGCGTAGCTCGCAGAGGGCGAGGCTCAGCCGGTCCGCGTCCGTCTCGCCGCCGGACGTCCATGGACCCCCGGGCGACAGGACACGGTCGAGAGCGGCCAGCCAGTCTTCCCACTCATGGTCTGGCACCAGGGCGGGTTTAGTACGTTGTGTCCTGTACGCAGTCATAAGCGTGCCTTGGGGGGTTAGTTCGGTTGTAGCGAGCTGCTTAGCGCGTAGCCATATTGCTCCCTCTCGGTGTGCATGTGCAAGTACCGATGCACGTGCAAACGCACAGAGGTATGCTGACACTTGAGGGTCGATGCACCTATCTGGGGCCCTCGCGGCAAAGAAGGGGCCTACGGGACGGATGTCAGATCTGTCGGGGTTCCGGGGGACATGAAGAAGGCAACATGGACGAGATCTCCAACGGCATGGCCGCCACGGAGCTGACCGCGCGCCTCGGGCAGGACGGCGTGCGGTGGCGCAAGAGCGCGTACAGTAACCCGAGCGGCAATTGCGTCGAACTGGCCCCGCTGCCGGACGGCGGGGTCGCGGTGCGCAACTCCCGGCATCCGGGCGGTCCCGCGCTGATTTACAGCCGGGGAGAAATGGCGGCCTTCATCCTGGGCGCGAAGCGCGGGGACTTCGATGACCTGGCCTTTTAACGGAACTGATGGCTACTGAGCGTTGAAAATCGTGGCCTAAGGGTGATGTTGGGGTATATCCGGATTGGGACCTGGGGGGTATCGTGAACTCCTCTATGCCCGTGCGAAGTGAGACGTCGGCCTGCTGTCCTAAGGAAGAGATATGATCACTGCCCGAGCCGAAGGGGACGAGACCCCGCTCACCATGATGGCTCGGGAACGCGGCAGCTCCACGGTGCTGCGCATCCTTCTCGGGTCTCAGCTTCGCCGGCTCCGTGAAGGCCGCAACATCACCCTGGAGGCCGCGGGCCACTCCATCCGCGCCTCACACTCCAAGATCAGCCGTATGGAGCTGGGACGCGTCAGCTTCCGCACCCGCGACGTCGCCGACCTGCTCACCTTCTACGGCGTCACCGAGGAGAGCGAGCGCGAGGCGCTGCTGTCGCTGGTCACCCAGGCCAACCGCCCCGGCTGGTGGCACAACTACGACGACGTGCTGCCGAACTGGTTCGAGGCGTACGTCGGCCTGGAGGAGGCGGCCACCCGCATCCGCTGCTACGAGGTGCAGTTCATCCCCGGCCTGCTCCAGACCGAGGGCTACGCCCGCGCCGTCGTCATGCTCGGCCACCCCGAGGGGACCGAGGAGGAGATCCAGCGGCGCGTGGACCTCAGGATGGCCCGGCAGAGGCTGCTGGAACGCAACAGCCCGCCCCACCTGTGGGCCGTGATCGACGAGGCGGCGCTACGGCGCCCGCTCGGCGGTCCCGACGTCATGCGCGGCCAGATCAAGCACCTGATCGAGGCGGTCAGCTCCCCGACCGTCACCGTGCAGGTCATGCCGTTCAGCGCCGGCGGCCACGCCGCGGCGGGCGGCCCGTTCAGCATCCTGCGCTTCGCCGAGCGCGACCTGCCCGACGTGGTGTACCTGGAGCAGCTCACCAGCGCCATCTACCTCGACAAGCGCGAGGACCTCGACCGCTACCAGGCGGTCATGGAGCGCCTGTGCCTGGACGCCGTCCCGGTGTCGGAGACCAAGAAGATCCTCCAGGGCATCCTCGACGACATCTGATCCCGTGCCGGCCCCGCGCCGGGCGAAGACCTGCGACGACGCGCCTCCGGCGACGGGGGCGCGTCGTCATGTCAGGGCCGCCTCGGGCAGTTCCTCGGGGGTGCGGCTCACCGGGATCCCCTGGTCGCGGGCCAGCGCCGCGAACCGCGCCGCGTTGCGCACGGCGGCGCCCCCCGGGTCGTTGTTGAAGTAGACGTACAGATCGTGGTCCGCCGGGTCCCACTGCCCGGCCAGCCGGTGCAGCCACGACCGCAGCGACGCCTCGCCGTACGACGGCCAGGGGTCGGCGCGGCCCTGGTGGAGGCGCAGGTAGCCCCAGCCCGCGGTGCGCCACAGCGGGGTCACCGGCCTGCCGAGCACGTCGGCCCAGCACAGGGCCGCGCCGTGCCGGGCCAGCACGTCGCGGACCTCGCCGGACCACCACGAGCGGTGGCGGGGCTCGACGGCCACGCGGGTGCCCGCGGGGAAGCGGCGCAGGCAGGCGTCCAGGCGGCCCGGGTCGGCGCGCAGGGTGGGCGGGAGCTGGAGCAGCACCGGGCCGAGCTTGCGGCCGAGACCGCCCGCGGCCTCCATGAGCCGCTCGACCGGCTCCTCGGGGTCCTTCAGCCGCTTGATGTGGGTGAGGAAGCGGCTGGCCTTGACCGCCATGACGAAGCCGGCGGGCGTGCGGTCCCGCCACGCCTCGAACGTCTCCCGCGGCGGCAGCCGGTAGAAGGCGTTGTTGTTCTCGACGGTGGCGAAGCACTCGGCGTACCGCTCCAGCCACAGCCGCTGCGGCAGCCCGGCCGGGTACAGCACGTCCCGCCAGTGCTTGTACTGCCATCCCGATGTCCCGACGAGCACCATGGCGAGCTCCGTCCCTCCGGGGTCCGCGGGGCGCGTGTCCACGCGGGCCCTGCCGGCGGTACCGGTCCTGTCCGGCCTATATGGCCAGCATGCCCGCCCCGGCGCCGTCCGTTCACACCGGGCTCGCGTGGCCGTGCGGGACGGAACTGTCGCAGGCGGGCGCTAGTCTCCTGCGCAGAGGTGCCCGCATGTGATCCGGGGAGCGTGGTGGCCGTGCTCGCGACGCCGTCTCCATCCGAGGTCGAGGCCTCCGTGGAGCGGCTGGTGTACGTCCGTGAGGACGAGTACACCGTCGCCCGCATGAGCGCCGAGTCGCTTCCCGCCTTCGTCGCCTCGGGCCGCGCGCTGGCCGGGGTGCAACCGGGGGAGACGCTGCGGCTGGCCGGCGACTGGGAGGACCATCCCCGCCACGGCGGGCGCCTGGTGGTCGCCCGCTGCGAGCGCGTCGTGCCCTCCACCGTGCCCGCCATCGCGCTCTACCTGGGCTCCGGCCTGATCCGGGGCATCGGGCCGCGCCTGGCCCAGGCCATCGTCGGCCACTTCGGCGAGCGCACGCTCACGGTCATCGACACCGAGCCCGAGCGCCTGACCGAGGTCGTCAACATCGGAGCGGCGCGGCAGGCGCAGATCGTCGAGGCGTGGGCCGAGCAGAAGGCCGTGGCCGCGCTGATGGTCGTCCTGCAGGGGTTCGGGGTGAGCCCCCTGCTCGCCGCCAAGATCTACCAGGTGTACGGCGAGGAGTCCGCCGAGATCCTCGCCCGCGACCCGTACCGGCTGATCGGCCGGGTGCGGGGCGTCGCCTTCCACACCGCCGACCGCATCGCGCTGCGCTCCGGGGTGCCGGAGACCAGCCCGCAGCGCCTCAAGGCCGCGGTCGTGGACAGGCTGGACGCCGCGGCCGCCCGCGACGGCCACTGCTACCTGCCCCTGCCGGCCCTCGTCGCCGCGGCCGTCGCCCTGGTCGAGCAGGACGAGGAGCCGATCCGCCGCGCCGTCGACGCGCTCGCCGCCGAGCGCAGGGTCGTCGTCGAGGCCTCGCCCGCCGGGCACGGCCAGGTCGTGGTGTACTCCAAGGAGCACCACGTCCGCGAGGTCACGCTGGCCGCCAACGTGGCGAGGCTGCTGCGCGCCCGTTCGACCATGCCCCGCCGCCCCTACGCCGAGGACCAAGGGCTGCACGAGGACCAGCGCGTCGCGGTGAACCTGGCCCTGACCAGCACGGTCGCGATCCTCACCGGCGGCCCCGGCTGCGGCAAGAGCCACACGCTGAAGGTGATCGCGGCGACCGTCCGGGCGATGGGCGGCCGGGTGACGCTGACCGCGCCGACCGGCAAGGCCGCCAAGCGCCTGTCGGAGCTCACCGGCCTGCCCGCCATGACCGTCCACCGCATGCTCGCCCGGCAGGCGGAACGCGACGAGGGCGCGCTGTTCCAGCAGTCCCCGGCCGACGCCGACCTCGTCGTGGTGGACGAGGCGTCCATGCTGGACCTCCAGCTCGCCACCCGCCTCACCTCGGTGATCCCCGAGGGCGCCCACCTGCTGCTGGTCGGGGACGGCGACCAGCTTCCCAGCATCGGCCCGGGCAGCGTCCTCGCCGACCTGCTGAGCGTCGAGGAGGTCCCGCGCATCCGCCTGACCAAGGTGTTCCGCCAGGCGCAGGACAGCGGCATCGTCCGGGCCGCGCACAGCATCCGCGCCGGCGAGGTGCCCCCGCTGCCCGGCCGCGCCGGCTTCTGGTTCGAGGAGCTCGACGACCCCGGACAGGTGGCCGACCGTGTGGTCCACCTGGCCACCGAGGCCATCCCGCGCAAGCAGAACATCGCCAAGGACCAGGTGCAGGTGCTGTGCCCCATGCGCAAGGGGCCCACGGGCACCGCCGAGCTGGGCCGCAGGCTCCAGGAGCGCCTCAACCCGGCCCGCGACGGCGCGGACGAGCACTGGTCGGGCCCGGCGGTCTTCCGTGTCGGCGACCGTGTCATGCCGATCCGCAACAACTACGACAAGGGCGTGTTCAACGGCGAGACCGCGACGGTCACGGCGGTGAACGTCCAGGAGCGCCTGATCGAGATCCGCACCGACGACGGCGAGACCGTCCGGTACACCTTCGGCGAGCTGGACGAGCTCACCCACGCGTACGCGATCAGCGTGCACCGCTCCCAGGGCAGCGAGTACCCGTTCGTCGTCGCGCCGATCGTCGCCGACGCCGGGGGCGTGATGCTGCGCCGCAGGCTGCTCTACACCCTCGTCACCCGCGCGAAGACCTGGGTGGTCCTGGTGGGCGGGCGCGACGCGCTGGAGGCCGCCGTCCACCGTCTCGGCCACCGCAGGAACACCGGCCTGGCCGCCCGTCTCGCCCTCAACCTGACCGGCTGACCTCCTGCGTGCCTGCTCTTGATCTCAACCGCGGTTGAGGTTGCACGATGGGCGCGGCCCTCGCCGCCCGAGCGTGAAGGAGCAGCACGCATGAGCCAGGATCCAGGCTTCTACTCGATCATCGACTACACCGTCGACGGCCACGAGACCCAGCGGGAGTTCGTGGCGGCGTTCGCCGAGATCCAGGAGCGCTGGGTGCGCTTCCACCCCGGCTACCGGTCGGCCCGGTTCCACGTCAGCACCGACGGCACCCGCGTGTACAACATCGTCCACTGGGCGAGCGAGGCCGACTACCGCCACTTCGTGGAGACCTCCGACACCGAGGGACGCGCGGCCGCCATCCGGGCGGCGCTGGAGAGCCTGGACGGCAGGGCCGAGCCGCGCATGAGCGGCATCCCCACCTACACGGTCGTCCGCGAGATCGGCCCGGGCCCCCGGCGGGCCGGCTGATCCGCCGCGACGACCCCGACGAGAGGAACGGCACCGACGATGGACATCGGCATCGGGCTGCCCGGCCACGCCCCGTGGTCCGACGGCAGGGTCCTGGTGGAATGGGCGCGCCGCGCGGAGGCGCGCGGCTTCGGCACCCTCAGCGTCAGCGACCGCCTGGTGTGGTCCACGCCCGAGCCGCTGGTCACGCTGGCCGCCGCGGCGGGCGCCACCTCGCGGATCCGGCTGCTCACCAGCGTGCTCCTCGGGCCGCTGCGCGCCAACCACGCGCTGTTCGCCAAGGAGGTCGCCACGCTGGACCAGCTCGCCGGCCCCGGACGGCTGCGCCTCGGCCTGGCCCCCGGGCTCAGGCCGGACGACTTCGCGGCCGGCGGCTCCGACTACACCACCCGCGGCAAGGACCTGGACCGCCTGCTCGAACGCCTGGCCGCCGCGGGGGACGACCAGGTCGGCCCGCGGCCGGCCACCCCGGGCGGGCCGCCGCTGCTGTTCGGCGGGCACTCCGAGGCCGCCCTGCGCCGCGTCACCACCTACGGCGCCGGGTGGATCGCCGGGGACGC
The Sphaerisporangium krabiense genome window above contains:
- a CDS encoding glutamate--cysteine ligase yields the protein MGQQVAKERFSEDEYARFGRRLEDCLLALRELLSRPGFGAGPASVGAELELFLIDEGGRPLRRNKEVREAAADERVVLELGSFNLEVNLTPLPLAGRPFSAMEDEARLLIGLVDQAARTHGGRVVPIGILPTLSEFDFTRDAISDEVRYRALSRGMRRVRDEPYRVRIDGAERLDLEVEDVILESANTSWQVHLRTSPGDFARVHNAAQLAIGPVLAVSGNSPSFLGRELWEETRIALFEASADDRDAERPWRVAGRVSFGSGWVRSGAEELFEQSVREYEPVMPVTSDEDPLAVVRAGGVPGLAELRLHQGTVWQWNRPVYDPADGGHLRVELRALPAGPTCADMAANAAFLLGLVAASAANPGWIEDFPFADAYRNFYRAARGGLDAVLAWPGRPESVPASELVLDLLPVAHDGLLGVGVAEDEARERLAVIRERVRAGRTGAVWQRRALAALGEEPNARAAMLARYRELAHGGEPVHTWPDMEPLSMVAAETARPAL
- a CDS encoding DUF72 domain-containing protein, translating into MVLVGTSGWQYKHWRDVLYPAGLPQRLWLERYAECFATVENNNAFYRLPPRETFEAWRDRTPAGFVMAVKASRFLTHIKRLKDPEEPVERLMEAAGGLGRKLGPVLLQLPPTLRADPGRLDACLRRFPAGTRVAVEPRHRSWWSGEVRDVLARHGAALCWADVLGRPVTPLWRTAGWGYLRLHQGRADPWPSYGEASLRSWLHRLAGQWDPADHDLYVYFNNDPGGAAVRNAARFAALARDQGIPVSRTPEELPEAALT
- a CDS encoding MFS transporter; this encodes MSAATTTARATTATGPGPATVLVLMSALPPLAADAYLPGLPAIAGDLGTNATGVQLTLTTFFLGMAAGHVLLGPIAARHGRRAPLLACLAVSALACVACALATGVATLAGARLVQGFAASACLLVGRAVVADRRGRQAAHLYGLLMAGLGVALILAPLAGGVLVAAVGWRAVFWALAVLFAAMIPAAMAAVPRAPAGLRRRPAAEAPDRPFLGYALAFVLAFGALAAYLAAFPFLLRDLFGLSAEALALVLAVNASGLVLAGIAGGHLVNAVPPHRLLEAGLAVTLAASAALCGLALAGALPLAAFLVLLFAAVSTLGLVLGGACGLALARAPRAAGTLGAAQFTAGAIAAALAGLGGGRDARPMALLMTGCLLVALAVVAAMRGVLDVTRREDLETGRIGAGSCDQPR
- a CDS encoding sirohydrochlorin chelatase, whose product is MNDGHHVPQELPVRERSFRTSSGRHRRPVPAHLPPDAPALVLAAPGTGGDVATAVKTIVSVDHPQLDVRLVNLGDSKASLAETLTECAAKRPAGAPAAIVVPLVTGPHQQVYRAVREAVAESDVVTTIADPLGPHPLLAEALHVKLSESGLARADRMRLFNIAAPVDGIIVATVGGPEAVRAADATVVLLAARLTLPVVAASLDASPGVGDAAQRLRNIGASRLALAPFLIGPEVDPHKITKAAESVGAGCSDPIGAHSAVAQLVALSYGSSLTGVDPD
- a CDS encoding DUF397 domain-containing protein, encoding MDEISNGMAATELTARLGQDGVRWRKSAYSNPSGNCVELAPLPDGGVAVRNSRHPGGPALIYSRGEMAAFILGAKRGDFDDLAF
- a CDS encoding ATP-binding protein, with amino-acid sequence MPDHEWEDWLAALDRVLSPGGPWTSGGETDADRLSLALCELRHDPYAARTARTFTTSTLRAWGVTELLDDAELVIGELVINALHHGLRGRAAVVSGHPVRVILALNDVSLVCVVIDDGEEVPTPRDPDFGAEGGRGLQVVEAISDRWGWSPLRSPGKAVWAAFGLGKRTTPAARHLEVCQ
- a CDS encoding helix-turn-helix domain-containing protein — its product is MITARAEGDETPLTMMARERGSSTVLRILLGSQLRRLREGRNITLEAAGHSIRASHSKISRMELGRVSFRTRDVADLLTFYGVTEESEREALLSLVTQANRPGWWHNYDDVLPNWFEAYVGLEEAATRIRCYEVQFIPGLLQTEGYARAVVMLGHPEGTEEEIQRRVDLRMARQRLLERNSPPHLWAVIDEAALRRPLGGPDVMRGQIKHLIEAVSSPTVTVQVMPFSAGGHAAAGGPFSILRFAERDLPDVVYLEQLTSAIYLDKREDLDRYQAVMERLCLDAVPVSETKKILQGILDDI
- the recD2 gene encoding SF1B family DNA helicase RecD2, which codes for MAVLATPSPSEVEASVERLVYVREDEYTVARMSAESLPAFVASGRALAGVQPGETLRLAGDWEDHPRHGGRLVVARCERVVPSTVPAIALYLGSGLIRGIGPRLAQAIVGHFGERTLTVIDTEPERLTEVVNIGAARQAQIVEAWAEQKAVAALMVVLQGFGVSPLLAAKIYQVYGEESAEILARDPYRLIGRVRGVAFHTADRIALRSGVPETSPQRLKAAVVDRLDAAAARDGHCYLPLPALVAAAVALVEQDEEPIRRAVDALAAERRVVVEASPAGHGQVVVYSKEHHVREVTLAANVARLLRARSTMPRRPYAEDQGLHEDQRVAVNLALTSTVAILTGGPGCGKSHTLKVIAATVRAMGGRVTLTAPTGKAAKRLSELTGLPAMTVHRMLARQAERDEGALFQQSPADADLVVVDEASMLDLQLATRLTSVIPEGAHLLLVGDGDQLPSIGPGSVLADLLSVEEVPRIRLTKVFRQAQDSGIVRAAHSIRAGEVPPLPGRAGFWFEELDDPGQVADRVVHLATEAIPRKQNIAKDQVQVLCPMRKGPTGTAELGRRLQERLNPARDGADEHWSGPAVFRVGDRVMPIRNNYDKGVFNGETATVTAVNVQERLIEIRTDDGETVRYTFGELDELTHAYAISVHRSQGSEYPFVVAPIVADAGGVMLRRRLLYTLVTRAKTWVVLVGGRDALEAAVHRLGHRRNTGLAARLALNLTG
- a CDS encoding antibiotic biosynthesis monooxygenase family protein; amino-acid sequence: MSQDPGFYSIIDYTVDGHETQREFVAAFAEIQERWVRFHPGYRSARFHVSTDGTRVYNIVHWASEADYRHFVETSDTEGRAAAIRAALESLDGRAEPRMSGIPTYTVVREIGPGPRRAG
- a CDS encoding LLM class flavin-dependent oxidoreductase, whose amino-acid sequence is MDIGIGLPGHAPWSDGRVLVEWARRAEARGFGTLSVSDRLVWSTPEPLVTLAAAAGATSRIRLLTSVLLGPLRANHALFAKEVATLDQLAGPGRLRLGLAPGLRPDDFAAGGSDYTTRGKDLDRLLERLAAAGDDQVGPRPATPGGPPLLFGGHSEAALRRVTTYGAGWIAGDATVPGVREFTPRLAEAWTRAGRTGSPRVVASVMYALGPDAEAAVSRAIAPYYAFAGEDYARYGVSLAHTTPEAVRTAVEEFAAIGCDELIFMGNDPDPGQVDLLADAVGL